From Ptiloglossa arizonensis isolate GNS036 chromosome 10, iyPtiAriz1_principal, whole genome shotgun sequence, the proteins below share one genomic window:
- the LOC143152280 gene encoding thrombospondin type-1 domain-containing protein 4 isoform X1, with amino-acid sequence MDRAVLFVLLISSTCFSSRCGAHLIDGIFTEPTLERGYNLVATVPRGALALNVTQLRHTENYLAIKLQDGTYLFNGNYSINLPGKYQGAGATFIYLRQGPQNLESFSAAGPLQEPVDVMVLYQEPNPGIVYRYIIPGNPNVPTNSHFGHKTVSNKNGDSILPNVSHRRIDNGPTIIDGTPTSYLPKRYKKRKFSWKSSGYTECSRSCGGGTQMLKYVCIREHTQAQVPEKRCHALEKPREIQLRCNTTPCPPKWRGGSWSECSVTCGTGARVRDLECVQEIKPSLIMRIAVGACMEPKILPTTEVCEMPACEYDAKITPTPLSPPQWNVGTWSLCSVSCGPGRRTRVATCISQSACDPEQKPTTQETCDMGPCLSKPLIANAVSTRFQSPQWLYTEWSEGCSAECGTGVQTRKVFCEKSPDEEFCEQAFQPETSRSCSSNRTCSGQWFTGPWSECSTECDSGEQVREVVCVTTLRGALRVVLDMNCPANKPEMRRACNGPVCTSTWFISDWTECSRSCGKGIQKREVRCLDRDGQSPELHELHCKEKDKPVSRRTCNDYPCKEDVHGPENHHRVLQVQNDPEISNGLEENAFCKDSISNCNLVLQARLCTYHFYQQQCCLSCSRAKQELE; translated from the exons TGTTTCTCAAGTCGTTGCGGTGCACACCTGATCGATGGGATTTTCACGGAACCGACCCTGGAACGGGGTTACAATCTGGTAGCCACGGTCCCGAGAGGTGCACTCGCACTTAACGTGACGCAGTTACGTCACACGGAGAATTATTTGG CAATCAAGTTGCAAGATGGTACCTATTTATTCAACGGAAATTACAGTATTAACTTGCCCGGTAAATATCAAGGGGCTGGAGCCACTTTTATTTATCTTCGTCAAGGCCCTCAAAATTTGGAAAGTTTTTCTGCTGCTGGTCCACTGCAAGAACCGGTCGACGTTATG GTTTTGTATCAAGAACCAAATCCAGGTATTGTGTATCGATATATCATTCCTGGAAATCCGAACGTCCCTACGAATTCTCATTTTGGACATAAAACAG tttccAACAAAAATGGCGATTCTATACTGCCGAATGTCTCACACAGAAG AATAGATAATGGTCCCACGATCATCGATGGAACGCCAACCTCGTACCTTCCAAAACGCTATAAGAAACGAAAATTCTCGTGGAAATCAAGCGGTTACACCGAATGCAGTAGATCTTGTGGAGGAG GTACCCAGATGCTGAAATACGTATGTATAAGGGAACACACGCAGGCACAGGTACCTGAGAAGAGATGCCACGCGTTGGAGAAGCCGCGAGAAATTCAATTACGGTGTAATACAACACCTTGTCCACCCAA ATGGAGAGGCGGTTCTTGGAGCGAGTGTTCTGTTACTTGCGGTACCGGGGCTCGCGTCAGGGATTTAGAATGCGTGCAAGAAATAAAACCGTCGCTAATAATGAGAATAGCCGTCGGCGCCTGCATGGAACCGAAAATTCTTCCGACGACCGAGGTTTGCGAAATGCCGGCGTGCGAATATGACGCGAAAATAACGCCGACGCCATTATCGCCTCCACAATGGAACGTGGGCACATGGTCTTTG TGTTCCGTGTCTTGTGGCCCGGGTAGAAGGACGAGGGTCGCGACTTGCATCTCGCAAAGTGCCTGCGATCCTGAACAGAAGCCAACCACACAGGAAACATGCGACATGGGGCCCTGTTTGAGCAAACCATTGATAGCGAACGCAGTCTCTACGAGGTTCCAGAGTCCGCAGTGGTTGTACACCGAATGGTCCGAGGGG TGCTCGGCCGAATGTGGAACTGGCGTGCAAACGAGGAAGGTCTTCTGCGAAAAGAGTCCAGATGAAGAATTTTGCGAGCAAGCGTTTCAACCTGAAACTTCAAGATCctgttcgagcaacagaacctgCAGTGGTCAATGGTTCACAGGACCCTGGTCCGAG TGTTCCACGGAATGCGATTCAGGAGAACAGGTTAGAGAAGTAGTCTGTGTAACGACCCTTCGCGGCGCCCTTCGCGTAGTTCTGGACATGAACTGCCCCGCGAACAAACCGGAAATGAGGAGGGCTTGCAACGGTCCGGTCTGCACGTCCACGTGGTTCATATCGGACTGGACAGAA TGTTCCCGATCATGCGGAAAAGGTATTCAAAAAAGAGAAGTGAGATGCTTGGACAGAGACGGCCAATCACCTGAACTACACGAACTCCATTGCAAGGAGAAGGACAAACCTGTATCTCGAAGGACTTGCAACGACTATCCTTGCAAGGAGGACGTGCACGGACCTGAAAACCATCACAGAGTCCTGCAAGTCCAGAATGATCCAGAAATTTCGAACG GGCtcgaagaaaatgcattttgtaaggaCAGTATATCGAACTGCAACTTAGTCTTGCAGGCACGACTCTGCACTTATCATTTTTATCAGCAACAGTGCTGCCTTTCGTGCTCTAGAGCGAAACAAGAACTGGAATGA
- the LOC143152280 gene encoding thrombospondin type-1 domain-containing protein 4 isoform X2 — MVPIYSTEITVLTCPVNIKGLEPLLFIFVKALKIWKVFLLLVHCKNRSTLWFCIKNQIQVLCIDISFLEIRTSLRILILDIKQFPTKMAILYCRMSHTEDNGPTIIDGTPTSYLPKRYKKRKFSWKSSGYTECSRSCGGGTQMLKYVCIREHTQAQVPEKRCHALEKPREIQLRCNTTPCPPKWRGGSWSECSVTCGTGARVRDLECVQEIKPSLIMRIAVGACMEPKILPTTEVCEMPACEYDAKITPTPLSPPQWNVGTWSLCSVSCGPGRRTRVATCISQSACDPEQKPTTQETCDMGPCLSKPLIANAVSTRFQSPQWLYTEWSEGCSAECGTGVQTRKVFCEKSPDEEFCEQAFQPETSRSCSSNRTCSGQWFTGPWSECSTECDSGEQVREVVCVTTLRGALRVVLDMNCPANKPEMRRACNGPVCTSTWFISDWTECSRSCGKGIQKREVRCLDRDGQSPELHELHCKEKDKPVSRRTCNDYPCKEDVHGPENHHRVLQVQNDPEISNGLEENAFCKDSISNCNLVLQARLCTYHFYQQQCCLSCSRAKQELE; from the exons ATGGTACCTATTTATTCAACGGAAATTACAGTATTAACTTGCCCGGTAAATATCAAGGGGCTGGAGCCACTTTTATTTATCTTCGTCAAGGCCCTCAAAATTTGGAAAGTTTTTCTGCTGCTGGTCCACTGCAAGAACCGGTCGACGTTATG GTTTTGTATCAAGAACCAAATCCAGGTATTGTGTATCGATATATCATTCCTGGAAATCCGAACGTCCCTACGAATTCTCATTTTGGACATAAAACAG tttccAACAAAAATGGCGATTCTATACTGCCGAATGTCTCACACAGAAG ATAATGGTCCCACGATCATCGATGGAACGCCAACCTCGTACCTTCCAAAACGCTATAAGAAACGAAAATTCTCGTGGAAATCAAGCGGTTACACCGAATGCAGTAGATCTTGTGGAGGAG GTACCCAGATGCTGAAATACGTATGTATAAGGGAACACACGCAGGCACAGGTACCTGAGAAGAGATGCCACGCGTTGGAGAAGCCGCGAGAAATTCAATTACGGTGTAATACAACACCTTGTCCACCCAA ATGGAGAGGCGGTTCTTGGAGCGAGTGTTCTGTTACTTGCGGTACCGGGGCTCGCGTCAGGGATTTAGAATGCGTGCAAGAAATAAAACCGTCGCTAATAATGAGAATAGCCGTCGGCGCCTGCATGGAACCGAAAATTCTTCCGACGACCGAGGTTTGCGAAATGCCGGCGTGCGAATATGACGCGAAAATAACGCCGACGCCATTATCGCCTCCACAATGGAACGTGGGCACATGGTCTTTG TGTTCCGTGTCTTGTGGCCCGGGTAGAAGGACGAGGGTCGCGACTTGCATCTCGCAAAGTGCCTGCGATCCTGAACAGAAGCCAACCACACAGGAAACATGCGACATGGGGCCCTGTTTGAGCAAACCATTGATAGCGAACGCAGTCTCTACGAGGTTCCAGAGTCCGCAGTGGTTGTACACCGAATGGTCCGAGGGG TGCTCGGCCGAATGTGGAACTGGCGTGCAAACGAGGAAGGTCTTCTGCGAAAAGAGTCCAGATGAAGAATTTTGCGAGCAAGCGTTTCAACCTGAAACTTCAAGATCctgttcgagcaacagaacctgCAGTGGTCAATGGTTCACAGGACCCTGGTCCGAG TGTTCCACGGAATGCGATTCAGGAGAACAGGTTAGAGAAGTAGTCTGTGTAACGACCCTTCGCGGCGCCCTTCGCGTAGTTCTGGACATGAACTGCCCCGCGAACAAACCGGAAATGAGGAGGGCTTGCAACGGTCCGGTCTGCACGTCCACGTGGTTCATATCGGACTGGACAGAA TGTTCCCGATCATGCGGAAAAGGTATTCAAAAAAGAGAAGTGAGATGCTTGGACAGAGACGGCCAATCACCTGAACTACACGAACTCCATTGCAAGGAGAAGGACAAACCTGTATCTCGAAGGACTTGCAACGACTATCCTTGCAAGGAGGACGTGCACGGACCTGAAAACCATCACAGAGTCCTGCAAGTCCAGAATGATCCAGAAATTTCGAACG GGCtcgaagaaaatgcattttgtaaggaCAGTATATCGAACTGCAACTTAGTCTTGCAGGCACGACTCTGCACTTATCATTTTTATCAGCAACAGTGCTGCCTTTCGTGCTCTAGAGCGAAACAAGAACTGGAATGA